The Peromyscus leucopus breed LL Stock chromosome 4, UCI_PerLeu_2.1, whole genome shotgun sequence genome segment CATGGGTGGTGTAAACTggtaaaataaacacagaaagctATCAGACAACACAAAGCTAGTAGACATGCTCTAAAGTAAAAACATCATGAAACCTCTAACATGGTAATTCCACGGATAGATATCTATGTAAGGAAAGTTCTCAAATAGTAGACATAAAGAATCATACTAAGAAATGAAATTGCAGGCTGAAGGTAGAGTGAAAAGACTGGAAAtattgtgaaataaataaattaaaaggttAAGACATGTTTCTATTATGAAATAGCACACAGCAGTTAAAAAGAATGAGATTGATATTTTTTCTATGCCAACTCAACCTGAGCAATGCCAGGGATGGGATAACCCTTATGCTTCTGTTTATCACATTACTTAGGACAGGGCAAGTCTACAGctgataataaagaaaaaatactcaaGAGGAAAACAGTGGATATGTGTTAGGTATATTAGTGAAGAAAACCTCTGGGGGAGGTCGAAAGCTACACAAATCATAAAGTATGGATAACTTGAATGAGGACGTGGAATACTTTGGTTCTCAAAGGTGAACAGAAAGAAGAGTGAGCTGACCCAATCTGGCAGCGCAGGCCTGGAACAATAGCTACTCTAAGGCCGGGACAGGAAGGTTCCAAGTTCAAGGGCTTCCTGGACAAAGAGTGACAGCAAGGCCAGACTAAGCAATTTAGTAAGACTCttacaaaataaaagtttaaagaaggCTGGAAGTTAGCTCAGTGGCAGGTAgactgcctagcatgtgtaaggccctgggttcgattcatagtacagcaattcttttttttttacagaacattttttatttttcactaagaCTTTCCCAGAGGACATAACTAAGCTTGTCACCATCCCTAACCCCACAAAGGGTTAGTGCACTCACTGCTGTAAAGCAGATACAAACAGTTTCCAGGACTGGAACCAACCTTAACTGGCAAAGACCACTTTCTCTCTGAATTAccataaaaatgtttaagtaaaaaaagaaaggaaaggagcaaAGGGGCAATGGtggtttcagaatgaaaagatcATTCACTATCATGTCATACATTCAATCTTGGCTCTAGTAACAAAATGGAAACAGGATTACTATCATACAAAATGTTCACTACAGCACACTTTATGCACCTGTTCCAAGCCCACCCTCAGCCCCCAATGCTTCCAACTCAACTACTTCCCAGCCTGTTGGGCCTGTCGATGAAGGAGCATGTAGATCTTCTCTTTGATCCAGTCTTTGTTATAAGGCTGGTACGTCTGTGTATCAGCTCGGTAAACAAGACAGCTGAGATCTGCCAGATCATCGATAAAGTCAAACAACTGACTGATATCGTATGTGATGGAGGGGCTGTTGGGATTCATTCTCTTCAGATGTTGTTCATACATTTTACAAACACCTTCCATGCACTCATTCACAGACTCATAGTCAGCGTAAGTCCTGCCTTCTGGTGTCTTGGTAGGCTGTACCAACAAAATGGTGTGAGACATGGCGCCAAACGCTTTGCTGCAGCCGCCGCTAACACCGCTGCCGCCGCCCATATTcttaaaagcattttctttttaaataactacGTTTGTACGAAATGACAAGATGATACAATCAAGTCCCACATATCAGTCACTGTTTCCTTAGTAACTACATCTTATACATGCTGCCTGCACTTCAAAACCAAGAAGCCACCTACAAATGTTGATCTCATGCAACTGTCCTTTCTGTTCATCCTGTAACCAGCACTACCAGGAAGGCCTCTCATTCGAGCCCTTCCCCTCTGCCATCTCTAACCCCTAAGAACACAATCTTTTTCTGGCTTATATTCTGCTATTGTATTTGCCTTTGAGAATGGACTCATACAATTGCCTTTTATGGCTCATTTCCTTTAGTCAAATATACCTGACATGGATCCAAGTTGTGGGATGCATCATGCTAGgtatataatttgtgtgtgtgtgtgtgtgtgtgtgtgtgtgtgtgtgagagagagagcgagagagagagagagagagagaaagagagacagacagacagacagacagacagagacaaactgCCAAATCTGTTTTTCagaataattatatcattttactTTGCCACCAGTAATGTATTTGGAACCCAATTTCTCAACATTCTTGTCAGGATGTGGTATTTTCACTACAACAAAACATTTTTTGATTTGTATATGTGGTATACATGTGCAGTGTATAAGCATAAAGAGGCCAGATGAGGATGTTTggtgtcctcctctatcactgtcttattcctttgagacaggtcttacaTCGACCAGGGGCTTGGCTGGGGGGCGGCAAGTCCCAGGTATCCCCTCGTCTTCCATATTCTCCATGGCTTTAAACATGAACTGATTTAAACTCAAGTCCCAACAACagcacagcaaatgctcttactcactgagccatttccacaACCTCGAACTTTGATTTTATCTGCTCTCTTTAGTGAGGAATGAAATGTCATTTTGGGTTTTCCTGGTGCCCTGCGAAATTAATCATTTCTTCATAGGCTCAAAAAGTATCTACATGGTcaaattgtttttgtcttttgtccatttttaattggacagTAAACAGTCTCAATATTAATTTGTGTACTTTTCTATACCCTAGATATTTTCAGATATGTAGCTTTGAAGTTTTTCCTCATAGTATCCTTTTATcatctttaaaaactatataCCTATTTTCGAACACCCCAAGTCCATGTGGTCCTGTCCTTACCTGCACACTGGAAGCATCAtgggttgggggcagggaggcCTGGAGTGTAACAAAGAAAATAGACTCATCTTTCCTCAGCAGCCACTGACTGTCAGCAGCCCCTCAACTACGGGTGGGGAGTTGGGGGCCCCTCCCCACTCCGTGTCCGACCTATTATTATATTGATAGGATCTTCCAAAAAGTATCTTTAACTTTGATGATACCCAATTGCCTGTTTCCCTTTAGAGATAACATTTTTTGCATATCACATGAGAATTCATTCCCAAGTTTGAGCTCATggttttccagttttctttttaaaactttacagcTACACATCTTAATCTATAATCCATCAGTTtatgagcagagagagagaacttgaggTCTTTCCATCAGAATACCTTCCACTATTTAGCTAATCTCAACTCCGATCGTATCTGCTCATGTGATCAGACATTTAACACAATTATAAAGTGCagtgcagggagggaggaaacgcagatttgaatttttatttcctcacaCTCAGTGTTCTGATGAAATTCATGCATAAGTACCTGGGTTTACCCAGGAAGACCTTGAAAGCTCTTGTAGATGACATCAACTCTcaaactctgaaaaataaaaaatagcctGGGTGATCGTGTACACTTTTAATTCCACGTACTCAAAGGCAGAAGaagatgggtctctgagtttaagccagcctggtctacatagagagttccaagacagccagagctacagagtgagattctggctttaaaaaaaaaaaaagaaaaaaaaacaaagacagggatgaggataaaaaaaaattaggctccCTGCAGAAGGGTCTGTCACATAGCTCTGAATAAGGAGAGGGGGTACTGCATACACAGCACCTGCTTTAGTACAGTTAAATGGTTTTAAACGTAGGGAGCAGTAAGTACAAAAGGCTGAGGTATACCTTCAGATAAATGGAACAGTTTATGAATGATTTCATGAGACTTGTGAGTGACTGCAAGTCAGTTCAGGGTTTGAGTAGGTGAATGACCTAGTTAGAGTGATGGTATCAATGAAATCATCTCAAAGACAAGGATGAACAGGGCACAGCAAGAGGCACCAGTTACTCAGCTGATTGCTACAGGCTGAATGAGACATCGTGCAAACCTACATGACTACTTAGGCATCTGGCTGAGTGTGGGTGCTCAAACCTAGAACCCAGTACTTGAGAGAttaaggcagaaggatttccataaatttgaggccagtctgggcctgttgcaacacacacacacacatacacatacacacacacacacacacacacacacacacacacacacacacacgagggtaTTCGGCAGAGGTTTCAAGAAACATGtatttgagaaatatttagaaaggaaaggaagaaagggtgaaaaagacgtgtgtctgtgtgtctcaatGAAAGCACGGGCCGGGAGGATTGCCAAGGGGA includes the following:
- the LOC119087839 gene encoding enhancer of rudimentary homolog, giving the protein MGGGSGVSGGCSKAFGAMSHTILLVQPTKTPEGRTYADYESVNECMEGVCKMYEQHLKRMNPNSPSITYDISQLFDFIDDLADLSCLVYRADTQTYQPYNKDWIKEKIYMLLHRQAQQAGK